The following are encoded together in the Culex pipiens pallens isolate TS chromosome 1, TS_CPP_V2, whole genome shotgun sequence genome:
- the LOC128092548 gene encoding uncharacterized protein LOC128092548, with product MPITTNFDIPFKVVKTSRITWESGGPSIRSGSIVFYTDGSKMDQNTGAGVVGPGTRISIPTGKSPTDFQAEIYAILECARTCLRRGYRYSNICIFSDSQAALNALKSFNCSSKLVWECILSLRQVASRNAVNLYWVPGHCGIEGNEIADRLARAGSENAFCGPEPFCGVPSDCVIQLKLKRWESDMVTNNWNATIDSRQAKRFITPDVKSAKASLKLSKKNLRVYSGLMTGHCPCRYYLKKLKKVETSMCRFCQHENETAEHILCDCIMLVNHRLSVFNQRLIKPTDIWKSHPKMVIYFINRVELTGITCKGSHRPPHLNCDGRAVLQIIYWATPQYTYN from the coding sequence ATGCCGATCACAACAAACTTTGACATTCCCTTTAAAGTGGTTAAAACAAGCCGCATAACATGGGAATCTGGTGGTCCTTCCATCCGGTCCGGTTCCATTGTATTTTACACGGACGGCTCAAAAATGGACCAAAACACAGGTGCGGGAGTGGTTGGTCCTGGAACGAGAATTTCAATCCCAACGGGAAAATCGCCAACGGATTTTCAAGCCGAAATCTATGCCATCTTAGAATGTGCAAGAACTTGTCTTAGAAGAGGGTATCGATACTCAAATATCTGCATCTTCTCTGATAGTCAAGCAGCTTTGAATGCATTAAAATCGTTCAACTGCTCTTCCAAGCTAGTCTGGGAATGCATTCTCTCTCTTAGACAGGTAGCCTCAAGGAACGCAGTCAATCTATACTGGGTACCTGGGCATTGTGGGATCGAGGGAAATGAGATTGCTGACAGATTGGCCAGAGCAGgttctgaaaatgccttttgTGGTCCAGAACCGTTCTGTGGAGTACCATCAGACTGCGTAAttcaattaaaactaaaaagatGGGAATCTGATATGGTAACTAATAACTGGAATGCCACAATTGATTCCAGACAAGCAAAACGTTTTATTACACCTGATGTAAAGTCCGCGAAGGCGTCATTaaaacttagcaaaaaaaacttaagggTATATTCTGGCTTAATGACAGGTCATTGCCCTTGcagatattatttaaaaaagcttaAGAAGGTTGAAACTTCTATGTGTCGTTTTTGTCAACATGAAAACGAAACTGCAGAACATATATTATGTGATTGCATAATGCTTGTTAATCATCGACTTTCTGTATTCAATCAAAGGCTGATTAAGCCTACCGACATATGGAAATCTCATCCCAAAATGGTTATATATTTTATTAATCGAGTAGAGCTAACTGGGATAACATGCAAAGGCAGCCACCGCCCCCCACATCTCAATTGTGATGGACGAGCTGTGCTGCAAATAATATACTGGGCCACACCACAATATACCTATAATTAG